A genomic window from Phoenix dactylifera cultivar Barhee BC4 chromosome 7, palm_55x_up_171113_PBpolish2nd_filt_p, whole genome shotgun sequence includes:
- the LOC103702290 gene encoding uncharacterized protein LOC103702290, translated as MARSTDPEAAAEIWGTLEELLLACAVSRHGTRSWDSVAMEIRTRSASADQFLLTPEGCRKRYRELQCRFSAADGEIGVDGDAGDGCGRPGVEIPWLEELRKLRVAELRREVQRHDVSIVSLQLKLKKLNEERERSLRKREDGEPDLNDKEGRKEGESPGSTSGNVSGNRISGEDSSRSSNSTNRKEEEAKPGAGLRETEAAPGAEDQIADPATGGDAKSAGEASCNGSSDTIAKAAAEANPARPQGLGESGESVAESKGGEAEAEGEGAKETSNLQSSARLSRGPRHLWLRRKVVSSCGNGGNEPEADAVSPVGKRVAAESQPSIAFLEVILARNYGSVFERRLESQESVRYRSLIRRHVDLETVRAKLERRQCGEAYTSAEFFRDLLLLCYNAIVFYPKSSPESIAAVHLHGLISKEMARTIWKPARPSKAVEPTPPAHPLPPPPPPPPPVTNFKSDPDYDSKPLEKPTSSGFLIACRKRSSLSGEAAAGTKGGKEDKEELRVDRKERDVEEYEIPAKKRKNERSAVAGPRGLRSKKTCGKAGNRGSGVSKSSNPISTPTTKSTAVVENSAEATAKSQKKNAGGEAVSASKGKGAGEIMNRMNRSSPTSNGALPNTLRSSASSGDGGKGAEQRKKVGRRNGRNRYSRLSLGAATSKREAKQSAPVKRSVGRPRKRAVAPPPPPPVKKAAEEVGRILRKRVRR; from the exons ATGGCGAGGTCGACCGAtccggaggcggcggcggagatCTGGGGGACGCTGGAGGAGCTCCTCCTCGCGTGCGCCGTGAGTCGCCATGGAACGCGGAGCTGGGACTCCGTGGCCATGGAGATCCGGACCCGGAGCGCCTCCGCCGACCAGTTCCTCTTGACGCCGGAGGGTTGTAGGAAACGGTACCGCGAACTCCAGTGCCGCTTCTCCGCCGCCGACGGGGAGATCGGCGTCGATGGAGACGCCGGCGATGGGTGCGGCCGGCCGGGGGTGGAGATCCCCTGGCTCGAGGAGCTGCGGAAGCTCCGCGTCGCCGAGCTCCGTCGCGAGGTTCAGCGCCACGATGTTTCCATCGT ctCTTTACAGTTAAAGCTAAAAAAGCTAAACGAAGAGCGCGAAAGGAGCCTCCGAAAGAGGGAGGACGGCGAACCGGATCTAAACGACAAGGAGGGGAGAAAGGAAGGCGAATCACCCGGATCTACTTCGGGGAACGTCTCCGGAAACCGGATCTCCGGTGAAGATTCCAGCCGTTCGTCCAACTCAACCAATCGGAAAGAGGAGGAGGCGAAACCCGGCGCAGGACTCCGGGAAACGGAGGCGGCGCCCGGTGCCGAGGACCAGATAGCCGATCCGGCCACCGGCGGGGACGCGAAGTCTGCCGGGGAGGCGTCCTGTAACGGGAGCTCCGACACGATAGCGAAGGCCGCGGCCGAGGCCAACCCGGCGCGGCCGCAGGGTCTGGGCGAGTCCGGCGAGTCGGTGGCCGAGTCGAAGGGCGGCGAGGCGGAGGCGGAAGGGGAGGGGGCGAAGGAGACCAGCAACTTGCAGAGCTCGGCGAGACTGTCGAGGGGACCGCGGCACCTCTGGCTGCGGAGGAAGGTGGTCTCCAGCTGTGGCAACGGCGGAAACGAGCCGGAGGCGGACGCCGTGTCCCCTGTCGGTAAGCGGGTTGCCGCTGAATCCCAGCCGTCGATCGCCTTCCTCGAGGTCATCCTGGCGCGCAATTACGGATCCGTTTTCGAGCGCCGGCTCGAGAGCCAG GAGAGCGTCAGATACCGGAGCCTGATACGGCGACACGTTGACCTGGAGACGGTGCGGGCGAAGCTGGAACGGAGACAGTGCGGGGAGGCGTACACGAGCGCGGAGTTCTTCCGCGATCTGCTGCTGCTCTGCTACAACGCCATCGTCTTCTATCCGAAGAGCTCGCCCGAGTCCATCGCAGCCGTCCATCTCCATGGGCTCATCTCCAAGGAGATGGCCAGAACCATCTGGAAGCCGGCCCGACCGTCGAAAGCGGTTGAACCCACCCCACCTGCGCATCCtcttccgccgccgccgccgccgccgccgccggttaCTAATTTTAAATCGGATCCGGATTATGACAGCAAACCGCTCGAGAAGCCGACCTCCTCGGGCTTCTTGATTGCTTGCCGGAAACGGAGTTCCCTCTCCGGCGAGGCGGCGGCGGGGACGAAGGGGGGGAAGGAGGACAAGGAGGAGCTTCGAGTTGATCGGAAGGAGCGAGACGTGGAGGAGTACGAGATCCCTGCCAAGAAGAGGAAGAACGAGAGGTCCGCCGTGGCCGGGCCTAGAGGTCTGAGGAGCAAGAAAACCTGTGGGAAGGCGGGAAACAGGGGTAGCGGAGTATCGAAGAGCTCCAATCCTATCTCCACTCCGACGACTAAATCCACCGCTGTTGTCGAGAATTCAGCGGAAGCAACGGCGAAATCACAGAAGAAGAACGCAGGCGGCGAAGCCGTGTCGGCGTCGAAGGGAAAGGGTGCGGGGGAGATCATGAATCGGATGAACCGTAGCTCGCCGACGTCCAACGGGGCGCTGCCGAATACTCTGAGGAGCAGCGCCTCCTCCGGTGATGGTGGGAAGGGGGCCGAGCAGCGGAAGAAGGTAGGCCGTAGGAATGGAAGAAACCGTTATTCCCGTCTGTCCCTCGGCGCTGCGACGTCGAAGCGGGAGGCGAAGCAGAGCGCCCCAGTGAAGAGGAGCGTGGGGAGGCCGCGCAAGAGGGCGGTGGCtccgcctcctccgcctccggtGAAGAaggcggcggaggaggtggGAAGGATTCTACGGAAACGAGTGAGAAGGTGA